Within Acidobacteriota bacterium, the genomic segment GGGGTCGGCCGCTGCAGAAGATCGAGGGCAATCCCGGTGCCGCCGGTGAACCCTACTCTCGGGTCGCCTTCAGCAGCTTCTATCAAGACGCCACCGGCGAGGCCGCCGTGGCGCTCTTCCGCGGCAATCGTCTGCTTCCCGACACCGGTGCCGAAGCGTTGCTGCAGGCCGCCGTTCTCGGGGGCGAGTATTTGGTGGCCCACCAGCAGCCCGGCGGCCGCTTCGACTACCTCTACGAAACCAAGCGGGACGAGCTGGACGACGATTACAACCTGCTGCGCCACGCCGGCACCTGCTACTCCCTCTTCGAGCTCTACGACGTCACCGGCGACCGGCGCTTCCTGGAGGCGGGGGATCGGGGACTGACCTGGCTTCGCCAGCATCTGCGGGAGCCCAAGGCGGAGCACGCCGACGCCGACTTCCTGGCGCTGGTGTCGCCGGGGGAGGAGGCCAAGCTAGGCGGCGCGGCGCTGACGGTGCTGGCGATGCTGCGCTACCAGCAGGCCACCGGCGACGCCAAGCACCTACCCACCATGCGGCAGCTGGCCCGCTTCATGGTCTTCATGCAGGGCGACGAAGGGCGCTTCGAGTCCAAGTATTTCTACGGCAAGCCGGACCCCGAGCCCTTCGAGTCCATTTACTACCCCGGCGAGGCGGTGCTGGCGCTGGCGCGGCTGTCGCGGGTGGACGACTCCGGCCCCTGGCTGGAAACCTCCATGGACGGCGCCGGCTGGCTGATGGGAGTGCGGGATCTGGGCAAGAGCGTCGATCAGCTGCCCCACGACCACTGGCTGCTCATGGGGTTGGAGGAGCTCTACGACCTCAGCGACGAGGGTCGCACCTTCTACCTCCACGCCCGGCGCATCGCCGAGGGCATCCTGCGGTCCCAGCGGCAGCGGGCGAGCTTCCCGGATTGGATCGGCAGCTATTACACGCCGCCCCGTTCCACCCCCACCGCCACCCGCTCGGAGGCCTTGGTGGCCATGACCCGCCTGGCCCGCCGCACCGGCGACGACCCCCGACGCTACCTCGAGGCCCTGGAGCGCTCCGCCGCCTTCCAGCTGCGGACCCAGCTGCGGGACGAAAGCGTCCTCTATCTGCCGCGGCCGGACCGCTCCCTGGGAGGTTTTCGCCGCAGCCTGGATGATTGGGAAGTGCGCATCGACTACGTGCAGCACAATGTGTCGGCGCTGCTGGGGCTGCGCTCGCTGCTGCTGTCTCAGTCCGACCGGCCGGCCTCGATCTCTGAAACACCGGCGCCTTAGTTCTGAGGTCCGGCCTCCCTCCGCGTCTCGTCCCCCGGTTTCGACCTTCCGTCCGTCACCAGATATCCCAATAGCAGAGTCAGCAGGAAGACCAGCAGCAGCAGGTTGAGCCACCAATAGGCGGCGTAGCGGTCGGGGACGCGCTGGGAGTAGAGGTAGAAGCCGGCGAAGACCGCTACCTGGCCGGCGCTGACCCAGCGCTGGAGCTCTCTCGGTCGTTCTTCGGAGCCTTCCGGCCCCGCCCGCTGCCCGAGCAGCGGCAGCATCGCCAGGTAAGACCAGTAGTAGCGGGAGCTGACGGTGAGGCTGAAGAAGGGCACCAAGCCCAGGAGCTGGCCGTCGGCGGAGCGCCGGCGGCGGATCACCCACAACCACAGGCCCAGGAGCGCCGCGGTGGAGAGGGCGACCAGGCCTTCCCGCCCCCGGTGCGCCTCCCGGCGCTCAGAGATGGAGGTTTCTTCCAGGGGCTGGTCCAGATCCCGGGTGAAGAGGTGCTCGAGGCCCACCCGGCGTTGGCCGAAGACGTGCTCGTGGGAATGGTGTTCGATGATGCGGGCGAAGTCGAGCCAGGCGGCGGGTCCCCGAGGGGTCAGGCTGCCCAGGCCCAGGCCGACGACTCCAAAGAGCACGTAGGCGGCGAGGAAGCGGCGGTGGAAGACCGTGGGCCGTTGTCCGTGGCGCCACCAGGCCCAGGCCAGGGGTAGCACGCCGGCGGCCACGAAGACTACCGGGAAGACGCGGGCGAGGGCGGCGTAGGCCATCCCCGCGGCGGCGGCCACCGGTTGCCGCCGGGGGTACCAGCAAAAGCCCAGCACGAAGGCGGAGAACCAATCGTATTGGAGGAAGCCGCCCACCAACCGCCCGAGATTGACCGGCGAGAGAGCGAAGAGGAGCAGTACCAGGGCCAGCGCCCGGGTGCCGAAGGTGCGCTTCACCAGGGCCAAGGCCGCCGCCAACAGGAGCAGGTCGAGGGCCAGCAGGAGTTTGTAGGTGAGCAGGTGCCGGGCCGGCAGCAGCTTCGTCAGGACGGCGCCGAGGAAGGTCCAGAACGGGGTGGCGTTGTAGCCGCGGTCGGTGAAGACGTTGCGGAAGCTGCCGGCGGGCATGCCGTCGGCGAGGATCGCCACGTCCGCCCGGAAGGCGCTCCATCGCTCCGGGCTGAAGGCCTCCAGCGGCCGGTACTCCGCCAGCTCCTCCTCCCGGGGTTCCACCCGGTAGGTCTCCAGGTCCCGAACCCGGTCGATGCTGCGCCAGACGCCGGCGCCTTCGCCGTCGGTGCCTTCACTGTCGGCGACTAGGGCGGCGCGGTAGAGGTCGTGGTAGCCGAGCTCGTCGTAGTACTCCGCCCCCAGGTAGTAGTGGAAGACGTTCCAGCTGCGCACCCAATCGGTGGTGGTGAAGCGCACCAGGTCGGGGCCCGCGGCCTGGGTCAGGCAGGCGACGGCGAGGCCCAGCAGCAGCCGGGTGCGCAGACGCTCGCTAGCGCCTCCGGGGAGGCGGCGGGGGAGCAACACCACCAGCGCCAGCACGGCGAGGGTGAGGCTGAGCTCGATGCGGCCGGATTGGGCCCCGGCGTACCAGGCGGCGACGGCCCAGAGCAGCAGATCCAGCTGGCGCAGGGGCCAGAGGAGGCGGGAGCCGCGGCGGGTCCGCTGAGCGGGCTCGGTCTCCGGTGTGCCGCTGGGTGGGGTTCCAGTGCCTGGAGCTCCAGATACCGGCGGCGGAGAGGGTTCGTGCTGAGATGTCATGGTTCGTTCATCATCACTTGTCGACAATGTGTTGTAACAGACATTCGAACGGGGGTGACGAGGTCCTTCCGCCAACGGACGGGCCCTCCAGCAGCGAGCGGGCATCGACGCTCCCCACGGCCTTCGAAATTTACGACCCAGGAGAACACGATCATGTCGACTTTCCGCTCTTTCCGCTCCGCCTTCACCCTAGCCCTCGTGGCTTTGTCGATCTTCGCCGCCGGTTCCGCCGCTGCCATGGATGCGGTGGTGCCTACCGACTTCGCCACCATCTCCGCGGCCATCGCCGGCGCCACCGACGTCGACCTCAACGGTACCGTGGATATCTTGGTGATGGACGGCACTTATACCGAAGACCTGGTCATCAGCCGTTCCAACCTGGTGCTCATGGGCGCCTCCGCGGATATGACGGTGATCCAGGGCAGTGGCCTGGTCAACACCCTGCGCATCGCCAGCGCTGACAACGTGACGGTGCAAGGGGTGACCCTCACCGGGGCCGTGACCGCCAACGTGGTGTCCTTGTTCAACGCCTCTAACTGCACCATTCAGCAGAGCATCATCGAGAACGGCAACACCGGCGTGTCCCTGCGCGCCACCACCGCCACCACCATCGCCGACAATGAGCTGCGGGGCAATCGCAGCGCCATCAAGGTGCGGGAATCTTCCGGCAACACCGTCAGCGGCAACGACATTCACGACCAGGTCAAGCACGGCATCGTGGTGCGCCTCGCCGATGACAACTTCCTGGATCTCAACATCCTGACCGCCAACGCCGGCCACGGGATCCGGGTGCGGGACGCCGTGGGCACCATCATCTCCGGCAATACGGTGACCACTTCCGGCCGCCAGGGCATGCGGGTGCGCCAGTCCACCGGCACCACCATCACCGGCAACACCTCGTCCTCCAACGGCCGCAACGGGCTGCGCATGCGCGATACCCAGGGTTCGTTGGTGAGCATGAACATCTTGACCCTCAATCAGGAGTTCGGTGTGCGCCGCCGGGACTGGATCGACGACGACTTCGACGCTGCCGTCGACGGCGTGCAGGATCCCTCCGGTGACAACGACCTCAGCGGCAACGTGTTGGGTGAGCTGCGCGAGGATTGATCTAGCTCCCGCGGGCGCCGTTCCTCTGAGGACGGTGCTCCAATGGCAGGGCCGGTGAGTCAACGCCTCGCCGGCCCTGCCGTTGAGCTGGGAAAGGCCAATCAAGCCGTCAGGCTGGGAGAGACCAGTCAAGCCGCAAGGCTGAGAAGGGCAAGGGGATGCAATCAAGTCTAGGCACCAACGATGGTTTCTCGGGGCTGGGCCGCCGACTCCAAGGCCGGCAGGGTGAAGAGGAAGCGGCTGCCGC encodes:
- a CDS encoding right-handed parallel beta-helix repeat-containing protein — protein: MSTFRSFRSAFTLALVALSIFAAGSAAAMDAVVPTDFATISAAIAGATDVDLNGTVDILVMDGTYTEDLVISRSNLVLMGASADMTVIQGSGLVNTLRIASADNVTVQGVTLTGAVTANVVSLFNASNCTIQQSIIENGNTGVSLRATTATTIADNELRGNRSAIKVRESSGNTVSGNDIHDQVKHGIVVRLADDNFLDLNILTANAGHGIRVRDAVGTIISGNTVTTSGRQGMRVRQSTGTTITGNTSSSNGRNGLRMRDTQGSLVSMNILTLNQEFGVRRRDWIDDDFDAAVDGVQDPSGDNDLSGNVLGELRED
- a CDS encoding glycosyltransferase 87 family protein; this encodes MTSQHEPSPPPVSGAPGTGTPPSGTPETEPAQRTRRGSRLLWPLRQLDLLLWAVAAWYAGAQSGRIELSLTLAVLALVVLLPRRLPGGASERLRTRLLLGLAVACLTQAAGPDLVRFTTTDWVRSWNVFHYYLGAEYYDELGYHDLYRAALVADSEGTDGEGAGVWRSIDRVRDLETYRVEPREEELAEYRPLEAFSPERWSAFRADVAILADGMPAGSFRNVFTDRGYNATPFWTFLGAVLTKLLPARHLLTYKLLLALDLLLLAAALALVKRTFGTRALALVLLLFALSPVNLGRLVGGFLQYDWFSAFVLGFCWYPRRQPVAAAAGMAYAALARVFPVVFVAAGVLPLAWAWWRHGQRPTVFHRRFLAAYVLFGVVGLGLGSLTPRGPAAWLDFARIIEHHSHEHVFGQRRVGLEHLFTRDLDQPLEETSISERREAHRGREGLVALSTAALLGLWLWVIRRRRSADGQLLGLVPFFSLTVSSRYYWSYLAMLPLLGQRAGPEGSEERPRELQRWVSAGQVAVFAGFYLYSQRVPDRYAAYWWLNLLLLVFLLTLLLGYLVTDGRSKPGDETRREAGPQN